CAGGCTGAGGGATATGCTCTACTTTGTGTAGCCTATCCCCGCTCAGATTTGAAAATTATCACCGAAAAAGAAGACGAAGTTTATCAGCGGCAGTTCGGCGGCCAAGGTTAGATTCGGCTGGAATTCTCCCTTCCCATGACAAATCTTCCAGAGCAACACTTGCCACCCCAAAAAGCTGAGCCATAATTCAGGTAGCGGCCAGTAGTAAGGTGGATTTTGACCATGGAATCGACAAATAAAACCTGGACAGAACTCATGACTCCCCTCAGTCAGTTTTGGCTGGAGTCCAGTAGCCAGGCTTGGAAGAATTGGTTTGACCTCATGGCCAAGGGCGGGGCCGGCGCCATGATGGGCTCGGCTCCCCAGTCCTTTGAGTCTTTGCCCCAACAGTTCCTCCAATCCCAGCAGTTTTATGGAGAGTTACTTAAGCTTTCTTTTGAAGCTTGGCAAAGCCTGTGGCCTAAATTGGATAATGGTTCGGCGCCAGGGGCAGTGCAGGGCTACCTAAAACAGCTACAAACCCAAATTGAGCAATATACCGCCACCACCCAAGCTCTCCAAGGGGACATGGATGGTTTATGGCAGTGTTACATCAAGGAAGTACAAAGATTTTCCCAACTCTGGCTCTCCACCTGGCAGAGTAGCGTCGCCCCCCTGGGCAAATTACCCACCGGGGACATCCATGCTTGGTTAGATTTAAATAATCTCTACGGCGATGCCCTCTACAACAAAAACCTGAGCAGTTTTATGCGATCGCCTTTGCTGGGGCCCAGTCGGGAAATGAATGGCAAATTATTGCGGGCCTTTGACGATTGGGTTAAGTTATCCCAGGCCATGGCAGACTATCAATTACTGGAAGCAGATATTCAATACCGGGGCTTTGCTGCTTTGATGGAAGATTTACTGGCCCGGGCTAAGGAAGATAAACCCGTTAAAACCTGGAAGGAATTTCAACAACGGTGGGCGATCGCCGCTGACCAAGTGTTTGAAGAAGCTTTTTGTGAGGAAAAAAATCTGAAAGTACGGGGCAAATTCATCAATGCCTTGAATCGTTATCGCATTCAGCAACAGGAGATTCTAGAAGCATGGTTAAAAATGCTGAACCTCCCTACCCGCTCAGAGGTGGATGAAATTCATCAAACCATTTATCAGTTGCGGAAAGAAGTTAAAAGTTTGAAAAAACGATTGGGAGAAACAGAAGCAAACCCAGGCTAAAAGTTACTTTATTGGATTTAGTCCCATTGCATTTCGAGCTTTTGGATTCTGGACATTTTTGTTCAGATCCGATGGATAGTTAATTCACCATCAATGTTTTTACTATTTTTTATCGTTCATTGGTTAAAAATTATGTTGCCTTTTTTTGCTCAGGTGGGGTTAGAAGAAAATCTCCATGAAACCCTAGATTTTACTGAAAAATTTCTCTCTGGCTTGGAAAATTTGCAGGGTTTGAATGAAGATGACATCCAGGTGGGCTTTACCCCCAAAGAAGCAGTTTACCAGGAAGATAAGGTTATTCTTTACCGTTTCCAACCGGTGGTGGAAAATCCCTTACCTATCCCGGTTTTAATTGTTTACGCCCTGGTAAATCGCCCCTACATGGTGGATTTGCAGGAAGGACGCTCCCTGGTGGCCAACCTCCTCAAACTGGGTTTGGACGTGTATTTAATTGATTGGGGTTATCCCTCCCGGGGCGATCGTTGGTTGACCCTAGAAGATTATTTGTCTGGATATTTGAACAACTGTGTCGATATTATTTGTCAACGCTCCCAGCAAGAAAAAATTACGTTGTTAGGAGTTTGTCAGGGGGGCACATTTAGCCTGTGTTACGCTTCTCTATTCCCGGATAAGGTTAAAAATTTGGTGGTGATGGTGGCTCCGGTGGACTTTGAACAACCCGGTACTTTATTGAACGCCCGGGGAGGCTGTACCTTGGGAGCCGAAGCAGTAGATATTGACTTAATGGTGGATGCCATGGGCAATATTCCAGGGGATTATCTTAACCTAGAATTTCTCATGCTTAAACCCCTGCAATTAGGTTACCAAAAGTATCTTGATGTGCCCGATATTATGGGGGATGAAGCGAAATTGTTAAACTTTCTACGCATGGAAAAATGGATTTTTGATAGTCCCGATCAAGCGGGGGAAACTTACCGTCAATTCCTCAAGGATTTTTATCAACAAAATAAATTGATCAAAGGGGAAGTGATGATTGGCGATCGCCTGGTGGATCTGCATAATTTGACCATGCCCATATTGAATTTATATGCGGAAAAAGACCACTTGGTGGCCCCTGCTTCTTCCCTAGCTTTGGGGGACTATTTGCCGGAAAACTGTGACTACACCGTCCAATCTTTCCCCGTGGGTCATATTGGCATGTATGTCAGTGGTAAAGTACAACGGGATCTGCCCCCGGCGATCGCCCATTGGCTATCGGAACGACAGTGAAAATTTTGCTGGAATACATTAGGGCAACACTCAGGACTCATCTAGTGCTTTAACTGATACATCCACCGCTTGTACGTCAATAGTTCCAGGGGGAGTGGGGCGGGTAAATTGTCCATTGCTCACTTCCAACTCTTCCCCGCAACTGGGGCATCGGCATGGCTGACCGTCAAAACCAGTGAAGTGATACTGACAAACGGGACACTCCCCATCCACCAATTTTCTCTTCAGCCACCAGCGGAATACCAAAAAGCCCACCGTTGGTGCCAGAAACAATAGCAAAATCAACAGAGCAATGCCATTGACAACCCATTTCAGACCAATGGCACTGAGGAGCATGGCCACGGCAAGGACAGTCAAGCCACAGCCCAGGCCTGATTGGTTGACGGTAACAAATTTGGGGGAAAAGTTGTTCACAGATGGCTCCTACCAACAGCATTACCGCTGGGATCACTATTTTCCATCCTAGTCCATTAGCTCCGCAGTTGGAATACCAAGGTATCCTCCCCTGGGCTAAAGGTTTTGAACAGGTCGCACACCATGCCTATCCCATTAAAATCACGTTGTCAATCACATGGAT
The genomic region above belongs to Synechocystis sp. PCC 6803 substr. PCC-P and contains:
- the phaE gene encoding class III poly(R)-hydroxyalkanoic acid synthase subunit PhaE, yielding MESTNKTWTELMTPLSQFWLESSSQAWKNWFDLMAKGGAGAMMGSAPQSFESLPQQFLQSQQFYGELLKLSFEAWQSLWPKLDNGSAPGAVQGYLKQLQTQIEQYTATTQALQGDMDGLWQCYIKEVQRFSQLWLSTWQSSVAPLGKLPTGDIHAWLDLNNLYGDALYNKNLSSFMRSPLLGPSREMNGKLLRAFDDWVKLSQAMADYQLLEADIQYRGFAALMEDLLARAKEDKPVKTWKEFQQRWAIAADQVFEEAFCEEKNLKVRGKFINALNRYRIQQQEILEAWLKMLNLPTRSEVDEIHQTIYQLRKEVKSLKKRLGETEANPG
- a CDS encoding class III poly(R)-hydroxyalkanoic acid synthase subunit PhaC; its protein translation is MLPFFAQVGLEENLHETLDFTEKFLSGLENLQGLNEDDIQVGFTPKEAVYQEDKVILYRFQPVVENPLPIPVLIVYALVNRPYMVDLQEGRSLVANLLKLGLDVYLIDWGYPSRGDRWLTLEDYLSGYLNNCVDIICQRSQQEKITLLGVCQGGTFSLCYASLFPDKVKNLVVMVAPVDFEQPGTLLNARGGCTLGAEAVDIDLMVDAMGNIPGDYLNLEFLMLKPLQLGYQKYLDVPDIMGDEAKLLNFLRMEKWIFDSPDQAGETYRQFLKDFYQQNKLIKGEVMIGDRLVDLHNLTMPILNLYAEKDHLVAPASSLALGDYLPENCDYTVQSFPVGHIGMYVSGKVQRDLPPAIAHWLSERQ